The Microbacterium sp. SORGH_AS_0428 genome contains the following window.
CGCCCGCGAGTCGCTCGGGCCGGGCCCCCGACGCACCCTCGACGAGCTCCTGGGCGACCCCGGACTCGACGAGCAGCAGATCTCGGCGCTGCAGCGCACGATCATCGACAGCGGCGCCGTCGACCGCGTGGAGCGGCTCATCACCGCCTACGTGCGCGAGGCCGACCGCGCTCTGTCCGCCGCCCCCCTGGCTCACGCGACGGTCAGCGAGCTGCGCGATCTCGCGCGGGCGGCGACCGAGCGGCGCTCCTGAGGTCGAACGGGCTCAGCCGAGGGCGCGGGCGACGCGGCGCACTTCGCTCTTGCGTCCCTGACGCAGCGACGTGATCGGCGCCTGCCCGATCGAATCCTCGTGGGCAAGGAGCCAGTCGATGGCCTCGTCGTCCGTCAGTCCCGCATCCCGCAGCGCGAAGACCGTGCCCCGCAACGACGACAGGGGCGCGCCGTCGACGAGGAAGATGCTCGGCACCCGGAACGAGCCTTCGCGACGCGAACCGATGAGATAGCCCTCGTCGAGCAGACGCCGGACACGGCTCAGCGACTCACCGGTCAGCTCGACCAGATCGGGCAGTGCAAGCCATTCGGTGGGGACAGGGGTGTCGGAACTCACCCGTCCATGTTCTCATCCGCGCACGGCGCATCGCGCCGAGCGCTCGTCGAAAGATGGGAGAGATCTCATCTGTCACACCCGTCACTTCCGTTGACCTCGGTACACACGCGTGTCAGGGTGGCGGAACCCCCGGATGTGAAAGAGGAGGACGACCATGCTCGTGGACGTCTCCCGCCACCCGCGCGCCGTCATCGGCGCCTCCGCCCTCGTGAGCACCGTCGCGCTCACCCTGATCGCCGCGCCTGCGCACGCGTCCACGAAGGAGCTGTCGCGCCAGGGTGCGCCTCACCCCGCTCAGACGCCGACGCCGAACACGCACACCGTCGCGGCCGGAGAATCCGTCGCCGCGATCGCCGCGCGCTACGGGCTCGCCACGGCCGACGTGCTCTCGTGGAACGGCCTGTCGTGGGGGGACTCGCTCATCCATCCCGGTCAGGTGCTGTCGCTCGTCGCGCCTGCCGCACCGGCGCCCGTTCCGACGCCGGCGCCCGCCGCCGGCACCCCCTACACCGTGGTCGCCGGCGACACGATCAGCGGCATCGCCGCACGCCACGGCTCCACGGCAGGGGCGGTCCTGGCCGCCAACGGCCTCACGTGGGATTCGATCATCTATCCCGGACAGACAATCACTGTTCCGGCCGCGTCCGCCGCGCCCGCACCGTCACCGGCCGCCGTCGACGCGGTCGGACTGGAGCTGGACGCCGAGCAGGCCCAGAACGCGCGCACCATCATCCGCATCGGCCGCGAGATGGGCGTTCCCGAGCGCGGGATCGCCATCGCACTCGGCACGGCCATGCAGGAGTCGTGGCTGCGCAACCTCGACTGGGGCGACCGCGATTCGCAGGGCCTGTTCCAGCAGCGCCCGTCCACCGGGTGGGGCACGGTGGAGGAAGTGCGCGACGCGGAGCGCGCCACCCGCGCATTCTTCGGCGGACCCGCCGACCCCAACGGCAGTCGCACGCGCGGCCTTCTCGACATCCCCGGCTGGGAGTCGATGAGTTACGCGGATGCCGCTCAGGCCGTGCAGATCTCGGCGTATCCGGATCGTTACGCCCGGTGGGAGCAGCCTTCTCTCGCCTGGCTGGCCGCCCTCGGGTAGGGCGCGGGGGCGGGATCAGCGGTGAGCCGCTGCCGGGGCTCACAGCGACCGCTCCGTAGACTCTCACCGTGAGCACGAGCCAGCGCACCGACCCGCTGATCGGCCGTCTCGTCGACGGCCGATACCGCGTGCGCTCCCGCATCGCCCGCGGCGGCATGGCCACCGTCTACGTCGCGACCGATCTGCGCCTGGAACGACGCGTGGCCCTCAAGGTCATGCACGGCCACCTCAGCGACGACACCGTCTTCCAGAGTCGCTTCATCCAGGAGGCCCGTGCGGCCGCACGCCTCGCCGACCCGCACGTGGTCAACGTGTTCGACCAGGGTCAGGACAGCGACATGGCGTATCTCGTCATGGAGTACCTGCCCGGCATCACGCTGCGCGAGCTCATGAAGGAGCAGCGCCGCATCCCGGTCCCGCAGACCATCACGATCATGGATGCGGTGCTGTCGGGCCTCGCCGCCGCGCACCGCGCCGGTATCGTGCACCGCGACGTCAAGCCCGAGAACGTTCTCCTCGCCGAAGACGGCCGCATCAAGATCGGCGACTTCGGGCTCGCGCGTGCGACCACGGCGAACACGGCGAGCGGGCAGATGCTGCTCGGAACGATCGCATATCTCGCACCCGAGCTGGTCACGCGCGGCAGCGCCGATGCCCGCAGCGACATCTACGCCCTCGGCATCCTGCTTTACGAGATGCTCACCGGCGAGCAGCCGTACAAGGGCGAGCAGCCCATGCAGATCGCGTATCAGCACGCCACCGATTCGGTTCCCCGCCCGAGCGTGAAGAACCCGGCGGTCCCGGAGCAGCTCGACGAGCTGGTGCTGTGGGCGACGGAGCGCTCCCCCGACGCCCGGCCCCTCGACGCGGATCAGATGCTGCAGCGGCTGCGCGAGATCGAGCGCGAGCTCGGCATCGCGCCGCAGGTCGCGCGCACACTCGCGGTGGGCACGGCCGTGAGCGACGACCGCCTGGACTCCGGAGAGCTGACCAAGGCCCTCCCGCTCGGGGGCACCGGCCCCACGATCGTCGCCGAGGACGTCGACAACGCCACGCTGCTGCGTCGGCGCGCGCGCCGACGATCCGCGAAGGGGGCGTGGCTGCTGACGCTGGTCGTGCTGCTCGCGGCTCTCGCGGGCGGGATCGGATGGTGGTTCGGCTCCGGCCCCGGCTCGCTCGTCGCCGTTCCCGCACTGGAAGGGCAGAGCTTCGAAGCCGCGCAGGCAGAGATCGTGGACCGCGGTCTGCGGGTGGAGCGTTCAGACGAGTACAGCTTCGACGTGGCCGCTGGCGCGGTGATCCGCACCGAGCCCGGAGGCGGCGAACGCGTCGAGAAGGACTCGCTCGTGCGAGTGGTCATGTCCCAGGGCCCCCAGCCGCACGACGTCGGCGCGCTCGCCGGGATGACGGTGGATGCGGCGACCGCCGCGATGCAGCAGGTGCGCGTCGCCGTCGGCGATCCGCAGTACGTGTTCACCGACGCGGCCGACGGTACCGTCGTGGCCGCGGCCGTCTCCCCCGCCGCCGGCGGCGACGCGTTCGACTGTTCGAACGGCTGCACCCTGCACGAGGGCGACAGCGCGAGCTTCACCGTCTCCCGCGGCCCGGTTCCCGATGTGTCGGGGATGAGCGTCTCGGACGCGACGAAGACCCTCACGGCACTCGGTCTGACAGTCTCCGGTGACAGCGCGTCTCAGACGAGCGACACGATCGATGAGGGCCGAGTGATCGGGATCTCCGCCCGTGAGGGCGGCGGCGACTGGCGACCGAACGACACCGTCCAGCTCATCGTCTCGGACGGCCCTCCCCTGTTCCCCGTCCCCAACGTCGTCGGCATGACACTGAGCGAAGCGAAGAAGACGCTCGAGGCGGCCGGGTTCAAGGCGAAGTACGCGGGCTACTGGGATGCCGCGCCGAACGTCGCGAAGGTCGTCTCGCAGGATCCGACCGATGAGGACAGGATCCGCAAGAACGCGAACGTCAGCCTCGTGCTCAGTCTGACCGGCTGAGCAGCACCGCTTCTCGGACGAAACGAGAGAGCCGCCCCGCACGGATGCGGGGCGGCTCTCTCGTTCGGGCTCAGCGCTTCTCGAGCTCCTCCGCCACGAGGAAGGCGAGCTCCAGACTCTGCATGTGGTTCAGGCGCGGATCGCACAGGCTCTCGTAGCGGGTCGCAAGGGTGGCCTCATCGATCATCTCCGAGCCTCCCAGGCACTCGGTCACGTCGTCGCCCGTGAGCTCGACGTGGATGCCGCCCGGGTGGGTGCCCGTGGCACGGTGCGCTTCGAAGAATCCGCGCACCTCGTCGACGACGTCGTCGAAGCGCCGCGTCTTGTAACCGGTGGGCGTCGTGATGCCGTTGCCGTGCATGGGGTCGGTGACCCACAGCGGTGTCGCACCCGCATCCTTCACGGCCTCCAGCAGCGGCGGCAGCGCGTCACGGATCTTGCCCGCGCCCATCCGCGTGATGAACGTGAGGCGGCCGGGCTCCCGCTCGGGGTCGAGCTTGTCGATGAGCGCCAGCGCGGTCTCGGGCGTCGTCGAAGGACCGAGCTTCACGCCGATGGGGTTGCGGATCTTGGAGAAGTAGTCGACGTGAGCACCGTCGAGATCGCGCGTGCGCTCCCCGATCCACAGGAAGTGAGCCGATGTGTTGTAGGGCGTGCCCGTGCGGGAGTCGATGCGGGTCAGCGGCCGCTCGTAGTCCATGAGCAGACCCTCGTGGCCGGTGTAGAACTCGACGTGGCGCAGCTCGTCGAAGTCGGCTCCCGCCGCCTCCATGAACTTGATGGCGCGATCGATCTCCGCCGCCAGGCCCTCGTAGCGCTGATTGGCGGGGT
Protein-coding sequences here:
- the pknB gene encoding Stk1 family PASTA domain-containing Ser/Thr kinase is translated as MSTSQRTDPLIGRLVDGRYRVRSRIARGGMATVYVATDLRLERRVALKVMHGHLSDDTVFQSRFIQEARAAARLADPHVVNVFDQGQDSDMAYLVMEYLPGITLRELMKEQRRIPVPQTITIMDAVLSGLAAAHRAGIVHRDVKPENVLLAEDGRIKIGDFGLARATTANTASGQMLLGTIAYLAPELVTRGSADARSDIYALGILLYEMLTGEQPYKGEQPMQIAYQHATDSVPRPSVKNPAVPEQLDELVLWATERSPDARPLDADQMLQRLREIERELGIAPQVARTLAVGTAVSDDRLDSGELTKALPLGGTGPTIVAEDVDNATLLRRRARRRSAKGAWLLTLVVLLAALAGGIGWWFGSGPGSLVAVPALEGQSFEAAQAEIVDRGLRVERSDEYSFDVAAGAVIRTEPGGGERVEKDSLVRVVMSQGPQPHDVGALAGMTVDAATAAMQQVRVAVGDPQYVFTDAADGTVVAAAVSPAAGGDAFDCSNGCTLHEGDSASFTVSRGPVPDVSGMSVSDATKTLTALGLTVSGDSASQTSDTIDEGRVIGISAREGGGDWRPNDTVQLIVSDGPPLFPVPNVVGMTLSEAKKTLEAAGFKAKYAGYWDAAPNVAKVVSQDPTDEDRIRKNANVSLVLSLTG
- a CDS encoding LysM domain-containing protein, giving the protein MLVDVSRHPRAVIGASALVSTVALTLIAAPAHASTKELSRQGAPHPAQTPTPNTHTVAAGESVAAIAARYGLATADVLSWNGLSWGDSLIHPGQVLSLVAPAAPAPVPTPAPAAGTPYTVVAGDTISGIAARHGSTAGAVLAANGLTWDSIIYPGQTITVPAASAAPAPSPAAVDAVGLELDAEQAQNARTIIRIGREMGVPERGIAIALGTAMQESWLRNLDWGDRDSQGLFQQRPSTGWGTVEEVRDAERATRAFFGGPADPNGSRTRGLLDIPGWESMSYADAAQAVQISAYPDRYARWEQPSLAWLAALG
- a CDS encoding Rv2175c family DNA-binding protein — translated: MSSDTPVPTEWLALPDLVELTGESLSRVRRLLDEGYLIGSRREGSFRVPSIFLVDGAPLSSLRGTVFALRDAGLTDDEAIDWLLAHEDSIGQAPITSLRQGRKSEVRRVARALG
- a CDS encoding class II 3-deoxy-7-phosphoheptulonate synthase; this translates as MPHSLDPLDHWRSLPIKQQPSWPDADAVAAVSAELATLPPLVFAGEVDRLRDRLATAASGRAFLLQGGDCAETFAGATAEQIRNRIKTLLQMAVVLTYGASMPVVKMGRMAGQFAKPRSSDTETRGDVTLPAYRGDIVNGYDFTEGSRTADPRRLEKAYHTAASTLNLIRAFTQGGFADLREVHSWNRGFAENPANQRYEGLAAEIDRAIKFMEAAGADFDELRHVEFYTGHEGLLMDYERPLTRIDSRTGTPYNTSAHFLWIGERTRDLDGAHVDYFSKIRNPIGVKLGPSTTPETALALIDKLDPEREPGRLTFITRMGAGKIRDALPPLLEAVKDAGATPLWVTDPMHGNGITTPTGYKTRRFDDVVDEVRGFFEAHRATGTHPGGIHVELTGDDVTECLGGSEMIDEATLATRYESLCDPRLNHMQSLELAFLVAEELEKR